One window of Quercus robur chromosome 5, dhQueRobu3.1, whole genome shotgun sequence genomic DNA carries:
- the LOC126725500 gene encoding G-type lectin S-receptor-like serine/threonine-protein kinase CES101 isoform X1 gives MATIAPKFIFNLLCFLLILGPSSPQQTNTLVQRQGLKDGGELVSADGSFSLGFFNLTPNNYYLGIWYSGDRLSDVVWVANPDAPIFGKPSSLTIDDYGSLKISYGDEGHSISLYSTQGASNTSAVLLDTGNFVLQELNSDGTVKQDLWQSFDYPTDTLLPGMKLGVNKITGHNWTLRSWRSVVVPDFGSFSFGMNKDPKPGNEFVILWHGEAYWTGGFSNEKGYQLWPTNGFTLPDQRGAYYSFVKITNENETYFNYSTSSDAIFPRLRINHLGNLYLCERLLVECSTLSPASSGGCVKQTLPECRRHDYTFIKDSAHIVDGDVFEFNESDNLTRVDCQNRCLNNCSCVAYASSKQDDIGCKIWTRVPSIEWSQNAPTIYFLEYKAKPNRWWIWLIVAVGGIIIILLCSLYYAKQKKHKVEGERERKQKMLIQELAGNAIPSTVDDGGKKQNNDGKNSHELHVFSFESIYVATSNFSTENKLGEGGFGPVYKGKLPNGQEIAIKRLSKSSGQGLVEFKNETILISKLQHTNLVRLLGFCIQEEEKILIYEYMPNKSLDIFLFDPTKKYILNWKTRFNIIEGIAQGLVYLHKYSRLRVIHRDLKASNILLDEEMNPKISDFGMARIFGSKGLEENTNRVVGTYGYMSPEYAMNGVVSIKTDVFSFGVLLLEIVSGKKNNNRHYSDSPLNLIVYAWKLWNEGKDFELTDPTIQDESCCPYEVSRCIHVGLLCVQDQATDRPTMLDVVSMLSNETLQLSPPKQPTFFINTFGEEIEISKNKPENCSINNVTISMMEAR, from the exons ATGGCAACCATAGCACCAAAATTTATCTTCAATTTATTATGTTTTCTACTCATCTTAGGCCCATCTTCTCCCCAGCAGACAAACACATTAGTGCAACGACAGGGGCTCAAAGATGGTGGTGAATTAGTTTCAGCTGATGGAAGCTTTAGCTTAGGATTCTTCAACCTTACACCTAACAATTACTACTTAGGTATATGGTACAGTGGTGACCGCCTCTCGGATGTAGTTTGGGTTGCCAATCCAGACGCTCCAATCTTTGGCAAACCTTCAAGTCTTACTATTGATGACTATGGGAGCTTGAAAATTTCATACGGTGACGAGGGTCATTCTATTTCACTATATTCAACTCAAGGAGCTAGTAACACTAGTGCTGTTCTACTTGATACCGGTAATTTTGTACTACAAGAACTGAATTCAGATGGAACTGTGAAGCAGGATTTGTGGCAAAGCTTTGATTATCCCACTGACACACTTCTACCAGGGATGAAACTGGGAGTCAACAAAATAACTGGACATAATTGGACTTTAAGATCATGGAGAAGTGTTGTGGTACCTGACTTTGGGTCCTTTTCCTTTGGCATGAACAAGGACCCGAAACCAGGAAATGAATTTGTCATCTTGTGGCACGGGGAAGCCTATTGGACTGGTGGGTTTTCGAACGAAAAGGGTTACCAGTTGTGGCCAACAAATGGTTTCACTTTACCAGACCAAAGAGGTGCCTACTACTCCTTTGTGAAGATAACGAATGAGAATGAGACATACTTCAATTACTCAACGAGTAGTGATGCAATATTCCCACGCTTAAGGATAAATCACTTGGGAAACCTTTATTTATGTGAAAGGTTGCTTGTTGAATGTAGTACTCTTTCCCCTGCTTCAAGTGGAGGATGTGTGAAGCAAACACTTCCGGAGTGCAGGAGACATGATTACACATTTATTAAAGATTCAGCTCACATAGTGGATGGCGATGTGTTCGAGTTTAATGAGAGTGACAACCTGACCCGTGTGGATTGTCAGAACAGATGCTTGAACAACTGTTCTTGTGTGGCCTATGCGTCTTCAAAGCAGGATGACATTGGCTGTAAGATTTGGACCAGGGTCCCAAGTATTGAATGGTCCCAGAATGCTCCAACAATATACTTCCTTGAATACAAAG CAAAGCCAAACAGGTGGTGGATATGGCTCATTGTGGCAGTAGGGGGAATCATTATCATCTTGTTGTGCTCCTTATATTATGCAAAACAGAAAAAGCACAAAGTGGAAG gagagagagaaaggaaacaGAAGATGCTTATACAAGAACTTGCAGGGAATGCAATACCTTCAACTGTAGATGACGGAGGGAAGAAACAAAACAATGATGGGAAAAATAGCCATGAGTTGCATGTCTTTAGCTTTGAAAGCATTTATGTTGCTACAAGTAATTTctcaacagaaaataaattaggaGAGGGTGGTTTTGGACCAGTTTATAAA GGAAAATTACCTAATGGACAAGAAATCGCAATAAAGAGACTttcaaaaagttctggacaaGGATTGGTAGAATTCAAGAATGAAACTATTCTCATTTCGAAACTTCAACACACTAATCTAGTAAGGCTTTTAGGCTTTTgcattcaagaagaagaaaaaatactaATCTATGAGTATATGCCCAACAAAAGCTTGGACATCTTCCTATTTG ATCCAACTAAAAAGTACATATTAAATTGGAAAACACGCTTCAATATCATTGAAGGCATTGCTCAAGGACTTGTTTATCTCCACAAATATTCAAGACTAAGAGTAATTCATCGAGACTTAAAAGCAAGCAACATTTTGCTTGATGAAGAGATGAATCCAAAAATATCTGATTTTGGCATGGCTAGGATCTTTGGATCGAAAGGATTAGAAGAAAACACAAATAGAGTTGTTGGAACATA TGGTTATATGTCCCCCGAATATGCCATGAATGGTGTTGTTTCAATAAAAACTGACGTATTCAGCTTTGGAGTCCTCCTATTGGAAATTGTTAGtggcaaaaaaaataataatcgcCATTATTCTGATTCTCCACTCAACCTCATAGTATAT GCATGGAAATTATGGAATGAAGGTAAGGATTTCGAGCTAACAGACCCGACAATACAAGATGAGTCATGTTGTCCATATGAAGTATCAAGATGCATCCATGTTGGTCTCTTATGTGTACAAGACCAAGCAACAGATAGACCCACTATGTTGGATGTTGTCTCCATGCTTTCAAATGAAACTCTTCAGTTATCTCCTCCAAAACAACCTACATTTTTTATTAACACGTTTGGGGAAGAGATAGAGATTTCTAAAAATAAGCCAGAAAATTGTTCCATAAATAATGTCACAATTTCTATGATGGAAGCTagataa
- the LOC126725500 gene encoding G-type lectin S-receptor-like serine/threonine-protein kinase CES101 isoform X2, with protein MATIAPKFIFNLLCFLLILGPSSPQQTNTLVQRQGLKDGGELVSADGSFSLGFFNLTPNNYYLGIWYSGDRLSDVVWVANPDAPIFGKPSSLTIDDYGSLKISYGDEGHSISLYSTQGASNTSAVLLDTGNFVLQELNSDGTVKQDLWQSFDYPTDTLLPGMKLGVNKITGHNWTLRSWRSVVVPDFGSFSFGMNKDPKPGNEFVILWHGEAYWTGGFSNEKGYQLWPTNGFTLPDQRGAYYSFVKITNENETYFNYSTSSDAIFPRLRINHLGNLYLCERLLVECSTLSPASSGGCVKQTLPECRRHDYTFIKDSAHIVDGDVFEFNESDNLTRVDCQNRCLNNCSCVAYASSKQDDIGCKIWTRVPSIEWSQNAPTIYFLEYKAKPNRWWIWLIVAVGGIIIILLCSLYYAKQKKHKVEGNAIPSTVDDGGKKQNNDGKNSHELHVFSFESIYVATSNFSTENKLGEGGFGPVYKGKLPNGQEIAIKRLSKSSGQGLVEFKNETILISKLQHTNLVRLLGFCIQEEEKILIYEYMPNKSLDIFLFDPTKKYILNWKTRFNIIEGIAQGLVYLHKYSRLRVIHRDLKASNILLDEEMNPKISDFGMARIFGSKGLEENTNRVVGTYGYMSPEYAMNGVVSIKTDVFSFGVLLLEIVSGKKNNNRHYSDSPLNLIVYAWKLWNEGKDFELTDPTIQDESCCPYEVSRCIHVGLLCVQDQATDRPTMLDVVSMLSNETLQLSPPKQPTFFINTFGEEIEISKNKPENCSINNVTISMMEAR; from the exons ATGGCAACCATAGCACCAAAATTTATCTTCAATTTATTATGTTTTCTACTCATCTTAGGCCCATCTTCTCCCCAGCAGACAAACACATTAGTGCAACGACAGGGGCTCAAAGATGGTGGTGAATTAGTTTCAGCTGATGGAAGCTTTAGCTTAGGATTCTTCAACCTTACACCTAACAATTACTACTTAGGTATATGGTACAGTGGTGACCGCCTCTCGGATGTAGTTTGGGTTGCCAATCCAGACGCTCCAATCTTTGGCAAACCTTCAAGTCTTACTATTGATGACTATGGGAGCTTGAAAATTTCATACGGTGACGAGGGTCATTCTATTTCACTATATTCAACTCAAGGAGCTAGTAACACTAGTGCTGTTCTACTTGATACCGGTAATTTTGTACTACAAGAACTGAATTCAGATGGAACTGTGAAGCAGGATTTGTGGCAAAGCTTTGATTATCCCACTGACACACTTCTACCAGGGATGAAACTGGGAGTCAACAAAATAACTGGACATAATTGGACTTTAAGATCATGGAGAAGTGTTGTGGTACCTGACTTTGGGTCCTTTTCCTTTGGCATGAACAAGGACCCGAAACCAGGAAATGAATTTGTCATCTTGTGGCACGGGGAAGCCTATTGGACTGGTGGGTTTTCGAACGAAAAGGGTTACCAGTTGTGGCCAACAAATGGTTTCACTTTACCAGACCAAAGAGGTGCCTACTACTCCTTTGTGAAGATAACGAATGAGAATGAGACATACTTCAATTACTCAACGAGTAGTGATGCAATATTCCCACGCTTAAGGATAAATCACTTGGGAAACCTTTATTTATGTGAAAGGTTGCTTGTTGAATGTAGTACTCTTTCCCCTGCTTCAAGTGGAGGATGTGTGAAGCAAACACTTCCGGAGTGCAGGAGACATGATTACACATTTATTAAAGATTCAGCTCACATAGTGGATGGCGATGTGTTCGAGTTTAATGAGAGTGACAACCTGACCCGTGTGGATTGTCAGAACAGATGCTTGAACAACTGTTCTTGTGTGGCCTATGCGTCTTCAAAGCAGGATGACATTGGCTGTAAGATTTGGACCAGGGTCCCAAGTATTGAATGGTCCCAGAATGCTCCAACAATATACTTCCTTGAATACAAAG CAAAGCCAAACAGGTGGTGGATATGGCTCATTGTGGCAGTAGGGGGAATCATTATCATCTTGTTGTGCTCCTTATATTATGCAAAACAGAAAAAGCACAAAGTGGAAG GGAATGCAATACCTTCAACTGTAGATGACGGAGGGAAGAAACAAAACAATGATGGGAAAAATAGCCATGAGTTGCATGTCTTTAGCTTTGAAAGCATTTATGTTGCTACAAGTAATTTctcaacagaaaataaattaggaGAGGGTGGTTTTGGACCAGTTTATAAA GGAAAATTACCTAATGGACAAGAAATCGCAATAAAGAGACTttcaaaaagttctggacaaGGATTGGTAGAATTCAAGAATGAAACTATTCTCATTTCGAAACTTCAACACACTAATCTAGTAAGGCTTTTAGGCTTTTgcattcaagaagaagaaaaaatactaATCTATGAGTATATGCCCAACAAAAGCTTGGACATCTTCCTATTTG ATCCAACTAAAAAGTACATATTAAATTGGAAAACACGCTTCAATATCATTGAAGGCATTGCTCAAGGACTTGTTTATCTCCACAAATATTCAAGACTAAGAGTAATTCATCGAGACTTAAAAGCAAGCAACATTTTGCTTGATGAAGAGATGAATCCAAAAATATCTGATTTTGGCATGGCTAGGATCTTTGGATCGAAAGGATTAGAAGAAAACACAAATAGAGTTGTTGGAACATA TGGTTATATGTCCCCCGAATATGCCATGAATGGTGTTGTTTCAATAAAAACTGACGTATTCAGCTTTGGAGTCCTCCTATTGGAAATTGTTAGtggcaaaaaaaataataatcgcCATTATTCTGATTCTCCACTCAACCTCATAGTATAT GCATGGAAATTATGGAATGAAGGTAAGGATTTCGAGCTAACAGACCCGACAATACAAGATGAGTCATGTTGTCCATATGAAGTATCAAGATGCATCCATGTTGGTCTCTTATGTGTACAAGACCAAGCAACAGATAGACCCACTATGTTGGATGTTGTCTCCATGCTTTCAAATGAAACTCTTCAGTTATCTCCTCCAAAACAACCTACATTTTTTATTAACACGTTTGGGGAAGAGATAGAGATTTCTAAAAATAAGCCAGAAAATTGTTCCATAAATAATGTCACAATTTCTATGATGGAAGCTagataa
- the LOC126725499 gene encoding G-type lectin S-receptor-like serine/threonine-protein kinase CES101 yields the protein MATIAPKFIFNLLCFLLILGPSSPQQTNTLVQRQGLKDGGELVSADGSFRLGFFNLTPNNYYLGIWYSGDRLSDVVWVANPDAPIFGKPSSLTIDDYGSLKISYGDEGHSISLYSTQGASNTSAVLLDTGNFVLQELNSDGTVKQDLWQSFDYPTDTLLPGMKLGVNKITGHNWTLRSWRSVVVPDFGSFSFGMNKDPKPGNEFVILWHGEAYWTGGFSNEKGYQWWPTNGFTLPDQRGAYYSFVKITNENETYFNYSTSNDAIFTRLRINHLGNLYLCERLLVECSTLSPASSGGCVKQTLPECRRLDYTFIKDSAHIVDGDVFEFNESDNLTRMDCQNRCLNNCSCVAYASSKQDDIGCKIWTRVPSIEWSQNAQTIYFLEYKAKPNRWWIWLIVAVGGIIIILLCSLYYAKQKKHKVEGERERKQKMLIQELAGNAIPLTVDDGGKKQNNDGKNSHELHVFSFESIYVATSNFSTENKLGKGGFGPVYKGKLPNGQEIAIKRLSKSSGQGLVEFKNETILISKLQHTNLVRLLGFCIQEEEKILIYEYMPNKSLDIFLFDPTKKYILNWKTRFNIIEGIAQGLVYLHKYSRLRVIHRDLKASNILLDEEMNPKISDFGMARIFGSKGLEENTNRVVGTYGYMSPEYAMNGVVSIKTDVFSFGVLLLEIVSGKKNNNRHYSDSPLNLIVYAWKLWNEGKDFELTDPTIQDESCCPYEVSRCIHVGLLCVQDQATDRPTMLDVVSMLSNETLQLSPPKQPTFFINTFGEEIEISKNKPENCSINNVTISMMEAR from the exons ATGGCAACCATAGCACCAAAATTTATCTTCAATTTATTATGTTTTCTACTCATCTTAGGCCCATCTTCTCCCCAGCAGACAAACACATTAGTGCAACGACAGGGGCTCAAAGATGGTGGTGAATTAGTTTCAGCTGATGGAAGCTTTAGATTAGGATTCTTCAACCTTACACCTAACAATTACTACTTAGGTATATGGTACAGTGGTGACCGCCTCTCGGATGTAGTTTGGGTTGCCAATCCAGACGCTCCAATCTTTGGCAAACCTTCAAGTCTTACTATTGATGACTATGGGAGCTTGAAAATTTCATACGGTGACGAGGGTCATTCTATTTCACTATATTCAACTCAAGGAGCTAGTAACACTAGTGCTGTTCTACTTGATACCGGTAATTTTGTACTACAAGAACTGAATTCAGATGGAACTGTGAAGCAGGATTTGTGGCAAAGCTTTGATTATCCCACTGACACACTTCTACCAGGGATGAAACTGGGAGTCAACAAAATAACTGGACATAATTGGACTTTAAGATCATGGAGAAGTGTTGTGGTACCTGACTTTGGGTCCTTTTCCTTTGGCATGAACAAGGACCCGAAACCAGGAAATGAATTTGTCATCTTGTGGCACGGGGAAGCCTATTGGACTGGTGGGTTTTCGAACGAAAAGGGTTACCAGTGGTGGCCAACAAATGGTTTCACTTTACCAGACCAAAGAGGTGCCTACTACTCCTTTGTGAAGATAACGAATGAGAATGAGACATACTTCAATTACTCAACGAGTAATGATGCAATATTCACACGCTTAAGGATAAATCACTTGGGAAACCTTTATTTATGTGAAAGGTTGCTTGTTGAATGTAGTACTCTTTCCCCTGCTTCAAGTGGAGGATGTGTGAAGCAAACACTTCCGGAGTGCAGGAGACTTGATTACACATTTATTAAAGATTCAGCTCACATAGTGGATGGCGATGTTTTCGAGTTTAATGAGAGTGACAACCTGACCCGTATGGATTGTCAGAACAGATGCTTGAACAACTGTTCTTGTGTGGCCTATGCGTCTTCAAAGCAGGATGACATTGGCTGTAAGATTTGGACCAGGGTCCCAAGTATTGAATGGTCCCAGAATGCTCAGACAATATACTTCCTTGAATACAAAG CAAAGCCAAACAGGTGGTGGATATGGCTCATTGTGGCAGTAGGGGGAATCATTATCATCTTGTTGTGCTCCTTATATTATGCAAAACAGAAAAAGCACAAAGTGGAAG gagagagagaaaggaaacaGAAGATGCTTATACAAGAACTTGCAGGGAATGCAATACCTTTAACTGTAGATGACGGAGGGAAGAAACAAAACAACGATGGGAAAAATAGCCATGAGTTGCATGTCTTTAGCTTTGAAAGCATTTATGTTGCTACAAGTAATTTctcaacagaaaataaattaggaAAGGGTGGTTTTGGACCAGTTTATAAA GGAAAATTACCTAATGGACAAGAAATCGCAATAAAGAGACTttcaaaaagttctggacaaGGATTGGTAGAATTCAAGAATGAAACTATTCTCATTTCGAAACTTCAACACACTAATCTAGTAAGGCTTTTAGGCTTTTgcattcaagaagaagaaaaaatactaATCTATGAGTACATGCCCAACAAAAGCTTGGACATCTTCCTATTTG ATCCAACTAAAAAGTACATATTAAATTGGAAAACACGCTTCAATATCATTGAAGGCATTGCTCAAGGACTTGTTTATCTCCACAAATATTCAAGACTAAGAGTAATTCATCGAGACTTAAAAGCAAGCAACATTTTGCTTGATGAAGAGATGAATCCAAAAATATCTGATTTTGGCATGGCTAGGATCTTTGGATCGAAAGGATTAGAAGAAAACACAAATAGAGTTGTTGGAACATA TGGTTATATGTCCCCCGAATATGCCATGAATGGTGTTGTTTCAATAAAAACTGACGTATTCAGCTTTGGAGTCCTCCTATTGGAAATTGTTAGcggcaaaaaaaataataatcgcCATTATTCTGATTCTCCACTCAACCTCATAGTATAT GCATGGAAATTATGGAATGAAGGTAAGGATTTCGAGCTAACAGACCCGACAATACAAGATGAGTCATGTTGTCCATATGAAGTATCAAGATGCATCCATGTTGGTCTTTTATGTGTACAAGACCAAGCAACAGATAGACCCACTATGTTGGATGTTGTCTCCATGCTTTCAAATGAAACTCTTCAGTTATCTCCTCCAAAACAACCTACATTTTTTATTAACACGTTTGGGGAAGAGATAGAGATTTCTAAAAATAAGCCAGAAAATTGTTCCATAAATAATGTCACAATTTCTATGATGGAAGCTagataa